A window from Bacillota bacterium encodes these proteins:
- a CDS encoding cupin domain-containing protein, which translates to MVLMKIVEKPWGREIWWAVTPSYVGKIIEVKAGHSLSLQYHREKLESMYFLRGSGRLLVGDEEQEIVPGLAVTIPPGTVHRIWAGEDLQILEVSTPQVEDVVRLEDAYGRAAEPGSG; encoded by the coding sequence GTGGTGTTAATGAAGATCGTGGAGAAGCCCTGGGGACGGGAGATCTGGTGGGCAGTGACGCCCTCCTACGTGGGCAAGATCATCGAGGTCAAAGCCGGGCACAGCTTGAGCCTGCAGTATCACCGCGAGAAACTGGAGAGCATGTATTTCCTGCGCGGGAGCGGGCGTCTGCTGGTGGGGGACGAAGAACAGGAGATCGTGCCCGGCCTGGCGGTGACCATCCCGCCCGGGACGGTTCACCGGATATGGGCCGGTGAAGACCTGCAGATCCTGGAGGTGTCCACTCCCCAGGTGGAGGACGTGGTCAGGCTGGAGGACGCCTATGGCCGGGCGGCCGAACCCGGGTCAGGCTGA
- a CDS encoding VWA domain-containing protein, producing MFLNRLRALADAEFLRSAGQVISSALESGRGVHVGEAAVASLKVHTVDPRRPQELHVLTGSDAGQVFYHRRRPGDVIHLDVFHQLGAVDHRGVARALARAVDAWVATPGLPWMNEFPDRSASRVLDYVDVQTATGGGRCTGSLKYGRRASVRYAHSNHVHIAARIPREMMGLLLFFVAAVEEQVMLGGLEIRKVEKVICDPPAPPGSPEVDLSPYRSLSDSLLREETPGEQSPQVQASRQLEFALELAEELGGVGDLQGALDALAEDDGMRSLVIRMASSHRSVSRFLEQLQQRGLVRRDGWKVALTPAGMALRQMVRERRKEIELEFRKLLRRIPAPAPAPSRVNRRLEGRPVQGRGPAMRPAPVEKGEWARELAVTETVVECVRRQLMPMAPGAGLPASAGGLPRAVLRPEDVRVWRHRPGNPIDICLLIDASASMAGRRLRAAKFLAQHLVLATPDRVAVLVFQERQVETFVPLCRSFCRVEHGLSRIAALGLTPMAEGIMGALEYLRRARARNPVLLLISDGIPTVPKWTLDPLSDALDAASRIPAARVNFACIGLEPNRAFLEGLCRRANGHLYIVDELDKEALVAIAHAERRRVRRLTA from the coding sequence GTGTTCCTGAACAGGTTGCGTGCCCTGGCGGATGCCGAGTTCCTGCGCAGCGCCGGCCAGGTGATTTCGTCTGCTCTGGAATCGGGACGGGGGGTGCACGTGGGGGAAGCCGCGGTGGCATCCCTGAAAGTCCATACCGTGGATCCCCGGCGGCCTCAGGAACTGCACGTGTTGACGGGATCAGACGCCGGGCAGGTGTTCTACCACCGCCGCCGGCCGGGAGACGTAATCCACCTGGACGTCTTTCACCAGTTGGGGGCAGTGGATCACCGCGGGGTGGCCAGGGCGCTGGCGCGGGCGGTTGACGCCTGGGTCGCCACCCCCGGTCTGCCCTGGATGAACGAATTCCCCGACCGCTCGGCGAGCCGGGTGCTGGACTACGTGGACGTCCAGACGGCAACGGGCGGGGGTCGGTGCACGGGCAGCCTGAAGTACGGGCGGCGGGCCTCGGTCCGCTACGCCCATTCTAACCACGTCCATATCGCCGCCCGCATCCCCCGGGAGATGATGGGCCTGCTCCTGTTCTTCGTGGCGGCGGTGGAAGAACAGGTGATGCTGGGTGGGCTGGAGATCCGCAAGGTGGAGAAGGTGATATGCGATCCGCCCGCTCCTCCCGGCAGTCCCGAGGTTGACCTCTCTCCTTACCGGTCGCTCTCCGACTCCCTCCTGCGGGAGGAGACTCCGGGGGAGCAGTCCCCGCAGGTGCAGGCCAGCCGGCAACTTGAGTTCGCCCTCGAATTGGCGGAGGAACTGGGCGGTGTGGGGGACCTGCAGGGGGCCCTGGATGCGCTGGCCGAGGATGACGGTATGCGTTCACTGGTGATCAGGATGGCCAGTTCCCACCGGTCGGTGTCCCGTTTCCTGGAGCAGTTACAGCAGCGCGGCCTGGTTCGCCGGGATGGGTGGAAAGTAGCCCTGACCCCTGCGGGGATGGCCCTGCGGCAGATGGTGCGGGAACGCCGGAAGGAAATCGAGCTTGAGTTCCGCAAGCTGCTGCGTCGCATTCCCGCCCCCGCTCCGGCGCCCTCCCGCGTCAACCGTCGTCTCGAGGGTCGTCCCGTGCAAGGACGGGGTCCGGCCATGCGTCCTGCACCCGTGGAAAAGGGGGAGTGGGCGCGAGAGCTTGCCGTCACCGAAACCGTGGTGGAATGCGTCCGCCGCCAGCTCATGCCGATGGCCCCCGGGGCCGGGTTGCCCGCGTCAGCCGGTGGGTTGCCGCGGGCGGTGTTGAGGCCCGAGGACGTGCGGGTGTGGCGGCACCGGCCGGGCAACCCCATCGACATCTGCCTGCTCATCGATGCCTCGGCCAGCATGGCGGGCCGGAGGCTGCGGGCGGCCAAGTTCCTGGCCCAACACCTGGTGCTGGCCACTCCTGACCGGGTGGCGGTGCTGGTGTTTCAGGAGCGGCAGGTGGAAACCTTCGTCCCCCTGTGCCGCAGTTTCTGCCGGGTGGAGCACGGGCTCTCCCGCATCGCCGCCCTGGGCCTCACTCCCATGGCGGAGGGTATCATGGGGGCCCTGGAGTACCTGCGCCGGGCGCGGGCGCGGAATCCGGTGCTGCTCCTGATTTCGGACGGTATCCCCACTGTACCCAAGTGGACGCTGGATCCCCTGAGCGACGCCCTGGATGCCGCCAGCCGCATACCCGCCGCGCGGGTCAACTTCGCCTGCATCGGCCTGGAGCCTAACCGTGCCTTCTTGGAGGGGCTATGCCGGCGGGCCAACGGTCACCTCTATATCGTGGATGAACTGGACAAGGAAGCCCTGGTAGCCATCGCCCACGCCGAAAGGCGCCGCGTGCGCCGCCTTACCGCTTGA
- a CDS encoding magnesium chelatase, translating into MLSYHELIRYPGNQALFEAIEMSVLGTLCGRPLHLHAEGLRGTGKTTILRAARHVLPPILRIAGCVYNCHPDRPHCPHHRDLGREEVADLGTEWVPMPFLEISHSAKLGTAVGSIDLGRLTSACGAEAALLPGTIPQAHRGIIFVDEINRLAETSPELTDVLLGVMGTKPGRVQIEETGLPVVSVEVNACVWAASNPDEDPGPLEDIRRQLADRFDLVVNMGRPAAPEAVRRVLEVSDAWLRGGDAVVPTVVTLSPADLERNRTRWSHFVQWMPQVVVPDALRALVASLYVDFGFESLRAVEAWQLGARMHACLAGRKEAQVADFLAVAPLVLRHRVDMSTLSEVMARLDSPREPGGGTAEAQVPAAAPTQEHTDGGLTHLFARARDKLQALLGGEPGGSVGGRLGREGRPGRGGPGGQGAGGASPLTDPLQAPVGSPPAVARPLVELPVAAWVREE; encoded by the coding sequence GTGCTGAGTTATCACGAATTGATTCGCTATCCGGGGAACCAGGCGCTGTTCGAGGCCATCGAAATGAGCGTCCTGGGAACGCTGTGTGGTCGCCCCCTGCACCTGCACGCAGAGGGGTTGCGGGGGACGGGCAAGACCACCATCCTGCGGGCAGCGCGCCATGTGCTGCCCCCCATCCTGCGTATCGCCGGGTGCGTGTACAACTGCCACCCGGACCGTCCCCACTGCCCTCACCACCGGGACCTCGGTCGGGAAGAGGTGGCTGATCTGGGGACGGAATGGGTGCCCATGCCGTTTCTGGAGATAAGCCATTCAGCAAAGCTGGGTACCGCTGTGGGGAGCATCGACTTGGGTCGCCTGACATCGGCCTGCGGCGCGGAAGCGGCTCTCCTGCCCGGCACCATCCCCCAGGCTCATCGCGGCATCATCTTCGTGGACGAGATTAACCGCCTGGCGGAGACTTCGCCCGAACTCACTGACGTCCTGCTGGGAGTGATGGGCACCAAACCGGGGAGGGTGCAGATCGAAGAGACCGGGTTGCCCGTCGTCTCGGTGGAGGTGAACGCGTGTGTCTGGGCAGCCTCGAATCCCGACGAGGACCCTGGTCCCCTGGAGGACATCAGGCGGCAACTGGCAGACCGATTCGACCTGGTGGTGAATATGGGCCGCCCCGCCGCCCCCGAAGCGGTGAGGCGGGTCCTGGAGGTGTCTGATGCCTGGTTGCGGGGAGGTGACGCCGTGGTTCCCACGGTGGTCACGCTCAGCCCTGCCGACCTGGAACGTAATCGCACGCGCTGGAGCCATTTCGTGCAGTGGATGCCCCAGGTGGTGGTGCCCGACGCCCTGCGCGCTCTGGTCGCCTCGCTATACGTGGATTTTGGTTTCGAGAGCCTCCGGGCGGTGGAGGCCTGGCAGTTGGGGGCACGCATGCATGCCTGCCTGGCGGGCCGGAAAGAGGCGCAGGTAGCGGACTTCCTGGCCGTGGCCCCGCTGGTGCTGCGCCACCGGGTGGACATGTCCACCCTGAGTGAGGTGATGGCCCGGCTCGATTCTCCGCGGGAACCAGGAGGCGGAACGGCGGAGGCTCAGGTGCCCGCCGCTGCCCCCACCCAGGAGCACACGGACGGTGGCCTCACCCACCTGTTCGCCCGTGCCCGGGATAAGCTGCAGGCCCTGCTGGGGGGTGAGCCGGGCGGGAGTGTCGGGGGGAGATTGGGTCGGGAGGGGAGGCCCGGGCGCGGCGGCCCGGGTGGACAGGGAGCGGGGGGTGCATCGCCCCTGACCGACCCCCTGCAGGCACCCGTTGGTTCTCCGCCGGCGGTGGCACGGCCCCTGGTGGAACTGCCCGTGGCGGCCTGGGTCAGGGAGGAATAG
- a CDS encoding CoA-transferase, with amino-acid sequence MTTAETEGIGHLFMLPDVDAARAHFRAKPKGMVDKVTTVSEAVTRLIHDGDYIAIGGFGANRIPTAVLHEIVRQGKRHLGVSGHTATHDFQILAAGGCIDRCDVAYVVGLEARGLSRVARRLFEEGAIQATEWTNAALAWRYRAAAMGIPFIPARIMLGTDTVRYSAAKVITCPYTGIKLVALPALYPDVAIIHVHRADPYGNCQIDGINVADNDLARAARRVIITTERLVPPSVIRQEPHRTAIPFFCVDAVIEVPYGSYPGNMPYEYFSDEEHLRQWLTAQEDLETFRQFMDKYIYGPRDFNDYLQLCGGIEKLRRLRALELGLERPNSA; translated from the coding sequence ATGACCACGGCCGAAACAGAGGGCATCGGGCATCTATTCATGCTCCCCGATGTGGACGCGGCCCGCGCGCACTTTCGGGCCAAACCCAAGGGCATGGTGGATAAGGTCACCACCGTGAGCGAGGCGGTGACCCGCCTGATCCACGACGGGGATTACATCGCCATCGGAGGATTCGGGGCCAACCGCATCCCCACCGCAGTGCTGCACGAGATCGTGCGCCAGGGCAAACGGCACCTGGGGGTATCCGGGCACACGGCCACCCACGACTTCCAGATCCTGGCCGCAGGTGGATGCATTGACCGCTGCGACGTGGCCTACGTGGTGGGGCTGGAAGCCCGCGGCCTCTCCCGCGTTGCCCGGCGGCTGTTCGAGGAGGGGGCTATCCAGGCCACCGAGTGGACCAACGCCGCTCTCGCCTGGCGGTACAGGGCGGCGGCTATGGGCATCCCCTTCATCCCGGCCCGCATCATGCTGGGCACCGACACCGTGAGGTACAGCGCGGCAAAGGTGATCACCTGCCCCTACACGGGAATCAAGCTGGTGGCCCTGCCCGCCCTCTACCCGGACGTGGCCATCATCCACGTACACCGGGCCGACCCCTATGGCAACTGCCAGATCGACGGTATCAACGTGGCCGACAACGACCTGGCGCGGGCTGCCAGGCGGGTGATCATCACCACCGAGCGGCTGGTGCCCCCGTCGGTGATCAGGCAGGAACCTCACCGCACGGCCATCCCCTTCTTCTGTGTAGACGCGGTGATCGAGGTCCCATACGGCTCGTATCCCGGCAACATGCCTTACGAGTACTTCTCCGACGAGGAACATTTGCGCCAGTGGCTGACCGCGCAGGAAGACCTCGAGACCTTCCGGCAATTCATGGACAAATACATCTACGGGCCCCGGGACTTCAACGATTACCTGCAACTGTGCGGCGGCATCGAGAAACTGCGGCGGCTGCGCGCCCTGGAACTCGGGCTCGAGCGCCCGAACTCGGCGTGA
- a CDS encoding lactate utilization protein, producing MAGADLFELFRQRAEQAGARVERLPGPQEACAYVSRLVAERKLAPVLVATGPLLGGMHLVATLSGQGVEVLLDAEPGADRAALGVTEADLGIAETGTLYQDATSLVLRLASMLPPVHVAVLPTDRIVGTLEEALPYIAGRGQPPAYAALITGPSRTADIERVLTIGVHGPAELHILCIDQPQAAQRAASA from the coding sequence GTGGCAGGGGCGGACCTGTTTGAGCTTTTCCGGCAAAGGGCAGAGCAGGCGGGTGCCCGCGTGGAGCGCCTGCCCGGGCCACAGGAAGCCTGCGCTTACGTGTCCCGCCTGGTAGCAGAACGAAAGCTGGCACCCGTGCTGGTGGCAACCGGCCCCCTCCTGGGGGGAATGCACCTGGTGGCAACCCTCTCAGGTCAGGGCGTGGAGGTCCTGCTGGACGCCGAACCGGGCGCGGACCGCGCTGCCCTGGGGGTAACCGAGGCCGACCTGGGCATCGCGGAGACGGGCACCCTCTACCAGGACGCCACCTCTCTCGTGTTGCGGCTGGCCAGCATGTTGCCCCCGGTGCACGTGGCGGTGCTGCCCACCGATCGCATCGTGGGGACCCTGGAAGAAGCCCTGCCTTACATCGCGGGCCGCGGCCAGCCCCCCGCTTACGCCGCCCTCATCACGGGTCCCAGCCGGACCGCCGACATCGAGCGCGTGCTCACCATCGGCGTGCACGGACCCGCGGAATTGCACATCCTCTGTATAGATCAACCCCAGGCCGCCCAGCGGGCCGCCTCAGCCTGA
- a CDS encoding MATE family efflux transporter, with protein sequence MREEESRSGAELCRAVWRLAWPVVAEQALGTVTQVVDMAMVGHLSTVAVTAVGLSFQPFWFVSSIFMGLAIGATALVARAVGARDLPTAARVTGQTVSVAAVLGTLVAWAGYTLATSIVVLMGAAPEVIPEGSAYIRAVMPGMPFFFVFTVVAGCLRGAGDTRTPLYVNGALNVIHIFLNWVLIFGNLGCPALGVVGAGLSTSLSRALGAVALMILVMTGRAGLRVGSREMAGLDTALIWRVLRLGIPAAAERAFTSAGQLVYARQVASLGTVAYAAHSLCLNAESFSYMPGMGFATAATALVGQNLGAGRPGDAERSAYVALWFALATMGGMAVLFFTIPGYFLRIYTTDPRVIALGVPLLRIVAFTQFPEAVGFVLPGALRGAGDTTVVMGITVVGMWLVRLCLTFLLVFGLGLGLPGAWMAMLADWLVRSALFLARFRSGAWKSVRV encoded by the coding sequence GTGCGAGAGGAAGAATCCCGGTCTGGAGCGGAACTCTGCAGGGCAGTGTGGCGGCTGGCCTGGCCGGTGGTGGCGGAGCAGGCCCTGGGCACGGTGACCCAGGTGGTGGATATGGCCATGGTGGGCCACCTGAGCACCGTGGCGGTTACGGCGGTGGGATTGAGCTTCCAGCCCTTCTGGTTCGTGAGTTCCATCTTCATGGGCCTGGCCATCGGAGCGACCGCCCTGGTGGCCCGTGCGGTGGGAGCCCGGGATCTTCCCACCGCGGCACGGGTCACCGGACAGACCGTTTCGGTCGCTGCCGTACTGGGGACACTGGTAGCATGGGCGGGATATACCCTGGCCACCTCCATAGTGGTACTCATGGGGGCGGCACCGGAAGTGATCCCGGAGGGTTCGGCGTACATCCGGGCCGTCATGCCCGGGATGCCCTTTTTCTTCGTGTTCACGGTGGTAGCCGGGTGCTTGCGAGGGGCCGGTGATACCCGTACCCCCCTGTACGTCAACGGTGCCCTGAACGTGATCCACATCTTCCTGAACTGGGTGCTCATATTCGGCAATCTGGGTTGCCCGGCCCTCGGGGTGGTGGGAGCTGGCCTCTCCACCTCGCTGTCACGGGCCCTGGGGGCAGTAGCCCTCATGATCCTGGTGATGACAGGCCGGGCCGGCCTGCGGGTGGGAAGCAGGGAGATGGCAGGGCTGGACACGGCCCTGATCTGGCGGGTGCTGCGGCTGGGCATCCCGGCCGCTGCAGAGCGGGCGTTCACGAGCGCAGGGCAACTGGTATATGCGCGGCAGGTGGCCAGCCTGGGTACGGTGGCCTACGCCGCCCATTCGCTCTGCCTCAATGCGGAGTCTTTCTCGTACATGCCGGGGATGGGATTTGCCACCGCGGCCACCGCGCTGGTGGGACAGAACCTGGGGGCGGGGCGCCCCGGCGATGCGGAAAGGAGCGCTTATGTAGCCCTGTGGTTTGCCCTTGCCACCATGGGAGGCATGGCCGTGCTTTTCTTCACCATTCCGGGCTATTTCCTGCGCATATATACCACCGATCCCCGCGTGATCGCGCTGGGGGTCCCCCTCCTGCGCATTGTGGCCTTCACCCAGTTCCCGGAGGCGGTTGGGTTTGTCCTCCCCGGGGCGTTACGGGGGGCGGGGGACACCACGGTGGTGATGGGCATCACCGTGGTGGGGATGTGGCTGGTGCGCCTCTGCCTTACTTTTCTGTTGGTGTTTGGTCTGGGTCTGGGGTTGCCCGGGGCCTGGATGGCCATGCTGGCGGACTGGCTGGTGAGGTCAGCACTGTTCCTGGCCCGCTTTCGTTCCGGGGCATGGAAGTCAGTGCGCGTTTGA
- a CDS encoding lipopolysaccharide assembly protein LapA domain-containing protein, with protein sequence MTWAWMVLLVSAVLVALFAGQNTDLVVVRFLGWEARTSQAVVIVLAALGGAALTILSALPQRVRVHLRTWDLQGQVRKLQEEKRLLSEQVSKAQEEARRLGDRLRKAEEQVRQLSEKVPEEAGQTGER encoded by the coding sequence GTGACCTGGGCCTGGATGGTGTTGTTGGTGTCAGCAGTTCTGGTTGCGCTGTTTGCCGGTCAGAATACGGATCTGGTGGTAGTCCGCTTCCTGGGCTGGGAGGCGCGGACGTCGCAGGCCGTGGTCATCGTCCTGGCTGCCCTGGGGGGCGCGGCCCTCACCATACTCAGCGCGTTGCCGCAGCGGGTGCGGGTTCACCTGCGCACCTGGGACCTGCAGGGCCAGGTTCGCAAGTTGCAGGAAGAGAAACGCCTCCTGAGCGAGCAGGTCAGTAAAGCCCAAGAGGAAGCCCGCCGGTTGGGCGACCGGTTGCGGAAAGCCGAGGAGCAAGTGCGGCAGTTAAGCGAGAAAGTGCCGGAGGAAGCGGGGCAAACCGGCGAAAGGTGA
- a CDS encoding CoA-transferase, producing the protein MGHQANEYNPMELMICLAARYLEDGRTVVVGTGAPCAAAMLAQKLYAPNLIILFEAGGVAPILPTMPISVGDSRTFWKAFMATTMDDIMSFCQKGMVDYTFLGGAQVDMYGNINSTMIGTDYSRPRVRLPGSGGANDLGSLCWRIMMITPQDRRRFVPRCDFITTPGYLTGPGAREAAGLPPGTGPYKVITNLCVIGFHEETKRMQVESLHPGITRELVEQNTGFELLWADEVGQSEPPTREELQVLRHEVDPYRYIIGR; encoded by the coding sequence ATGGGTCATCAGGCGAACGAGTATAACCCCATGGAGCTCATGATCTGCCTGGCGGCCAGGTACCTGGAAGATGGGCGCACGGTGGTGGTCGGTACCGGTGCCCCCTGCGCCGCGGCCATGCTGGCCCAAAAGCTGTATGCTCCCAACCTGATCATCCTCTTCGAGGCAGGTGGCGTGGCCCCCATCCTCCCCACCATGCCCATCTCGGTGGGCGATTCCCGCACTTTCTGGAAAGCGTTCATGGCCACCACCATGGACGACATCATGTCCTTCTGCCAGAAGGGGATGGTGGACTACACCTTCCTGGGCGGGGCGCAGGTGGACATGTACGGCAACATCAATTCCACCATGATAGGCACCGACTACTCCCGGCCCCGGGTGAGGCTTCCCGGCAGCGGGGGTGCCAACGACCTGGGGTCTCTGTGCTGGCGGATCATGATGATCACCCCCCAGGATCGCCGCCGCTTCGTGCCCAGGTGCGACTTCATCACCACCCCGGGTTACCTGACCGGACCCGGGGCCCGCGAGGCGGCAGGGCTTCCCCCGGGCACCGGCCCCTACAAGGTCATCACCAATTTGTGCGTCATCGGCTTCCACGAAGAGACCAAGCGCATGCAGGTGGAGAGCCTGCACCCCGGCATCACCCGGGAGCTGGTGGAACAGAACACGGGGTTCGAGTTGCTGTGGGCAGATGAAGTGGGCCAGAGTGAACCACCCACGCGAGAAGAACTCCAGGTGCTTCGGCACGAGGTCGATCCCTACCGCTACATCATCGGCCGCTGA
- a CDS encoding ROK family protein, which produces MAAGEQVWLGLDIGGTKVAAALVDGQGRVRESLELPTLADAPFAVSFGQVVRAARTLLDRAAAAGIRVAGVGAGFPGPLDPREGVLYNPPNLRQWDGARVRDLLRDALGLPVAVENDANVAALGEARYGAGQGCSLVVYFTLGTGVGGAVVWDGRIFPGARGGAGELGHLIVEAGGQPCPCGGRGCLEAYASGPALVRRMQAALAAGGGASVLAAVSPLTAAAVVEAVRQGDALAARVWEETMRYLAAGVVSAVHAFNPDVVVIGGGLAAAGDLLFEPVRRLVREGGMPYLVRELEIRPAALGRDAGVVGAAALAQETLVQDDAPAQGQSGTTL; this is translated from the coding sequence ATGGCCGCCGGGGAGCAAGTGTGGCTGGGCCTGGATATCGGGGGGACGAAGGTGGCGGCTGCCCTGGTGGACGGGCAGGGGCGAGTAAGGGAGTCCCTGGAGCTGCCCACCCTGGCCGATGCTCCCTTCGCCGTTTCCTTCGGACAGGTGGTGAGGGCGGCGCGCACCCTGCTCGACCGGGCGGCTGCGGCGGGAATCCGGGTGGCGGGGGTGGGGGCGGGGTTTCCCGGCCCGCTCGACCCCCGCGAAGGAGTGCTGTACAATCCCCCCAACCTGCGCCAGTGGGATGGCGCGCGCGTGCGGGACCTGCTGCGAGATGCGCTGGGGTTACCCGTAGCCGTGGAGAACGATGCCAACGTGGCGGCCCTGGGTGAGGCACGATACGGTGCGGGGCAGGGATGCTCCCTGGTGGTATACTTTACCCTGGGCACCGGGGTGGGCGGGGCAGTGGTGTGGGATGGTCGCATCTTCCCGGGGGCGCGGGGGGGAGCCGGAGAACTGGGTCACCTCATCGTGGAGGCGGGCGGGCAGCCCTGCCCGTGCGGAGGCCGAGGATGCCTGGAGGCGTACGCCTCCGGGCCCGCCCTGGTGCGCCGCATGCAGGCCGCTCTGGCTGCCGGGGGTGGAGCCAGCGTCCTCGCAGCCGTCTCGCCCCTGACGGCCGCTGCGGTGGTGGAGGCGGTGCGACAGGGCGATGCCCTGGCGGCCCGCGTTTGGGAAGAGACCATGAGGTACCTGGCGGCCGGGGTGGTGTCGGCCGTGCACGCCTTCAACCCCGACGTGGTCGTGATCGGAGGAGGGCTGGCGGCGGCGGGTGACTTGCTATTTGAGCCCGTGCGGCGCCTGGTGCGGGAAGGGGGCATGCCCTACCTGGTACGGGAGCTGGAGATAAGGCCGGCTGCCCTGGGCCGTGACGCCGGAGTGGTGGGGGCAGCTGCCCTGGCCCAGGAGACCCTGGTTCAGGATGATGCCCCGGCGCAGGGGCAGTCAGGTACGACGCTCTGA